In one window of Pseudodesulfovibrio sediminis DNA:
- the nifS gene encoding cysteine desulfurase NifS — protein MDTIYLDNNATTQVDPEVFEAMQPFFTELYGNPSSMHRFGGQVGVKIKEARASVAAILNCQPDEIIFTSCGSESDNTAIRSALNAQPEKKHIITTAIEHPAILSFCKFLEKKEGYEVTYLGTDEHGRLDIEEYKAAIRPDTAIVSVMWANNETGNIYPIEEMAQIAKDNDVIFHTDAVQAVGKIPIDLEKIPVDMLSLSGHKLHAPKGVGALYVRKRLPFRPFLIGGHQERSRRAGTENTTGIIALGKACQLAQQNMEDENTVVRALRDKLEEGLLAAVPDSILNGDKDNRLPNTSNISFGYVEGEAILLMMDQFGIAASSGSACTSGSLEPSHVLRAMDVPFTFAHGSIRFSLSRFNTEAEIDVVLENLPPIISNLRKMSPFSADKNGLGA, from the coding sequence ATGGACACAATTTACCTGGACAATAATGCCACCACGCAGGTGGATCCTGAAGTCTTTGAAGCCATGCAACCGTTCTTCACTGAACTGTACGGCAACCCTTCATCCATGCATCGCTTCGGCGGGCAGGTCGGCGTCAAGATCAAGGAGGCCCGCGCTTCTGTTGCCGCCATTCTGAACTGCCAACCGGATGAAATCATCTTTACCTCCTGCGGCTCTGAATCTGACAATACGGCCATCAGATCCGCCCTGAACGCCCAGCCGGAAAAGAAACATATCATCACAACCGCAATAGAACATCCGGCTATCCTGAGCTTCTGCAAGTTCCTGGAAAAAAAGGAAGGCTACGAAGTAACCTATCTTGGCACCGATGAACACGGCAGGCTGGATATCGAAGAGTACAAGGCCGCTATCCGCCCGGACACGGCGATTGTTTCTGTCATGTGGGCCAACAATGAGACAGGCAATATTTATCCCATTGAAGAAATGGCGCAGATCGCCAAAGACAACGATGTGATCTTTCACACCGATGCAGTACAGGCGGTAGGCAAGATACCCATTGATCTGGAAAAAATCCCCGTGGACATGCTCTCACTCTCCGGTCACAAGCTCCACGCTCCCAAAGGGGTAGGCGCGCTTTATGTCCGTAAACGACTGCCCTTTCGGCCATTCCTTATCGGGGGACACCAGGAGCGCAGCCGCCGGGCCGGAACCGAGAACACCACAGGCATCATCGCCCTGGGCAAGGCATGCCAGCTCGCCCAGCAAAATATGGAAGACGAAAACACCGTTGTCCGCGCCCTGCGAGACAAGCTTGAAGAGGGCCTGTTGGCCGCTGTCCCTGACTCCATCCTCAACGGCGATAAAGACAATCGCCTGCCGAATACATCCAATATTTCTTTTGGTTATGTCGAAGGTGAGGCCATCTTGCTGATGATGGATCAGTTCGGAATTGCAGCCAGCTCCGGCTCCGCGTGCACCTCTGGCTCTTTGGAACCCTCTCATGTCCTGAGAGCGATGGACGTACCGTTCACCTTTGCTCATGGCTCCATACGGTTCAGCTTGAGTCGATTCAACACGGAAGCCGAAATCGATGTCGTACTTGAAAACCTGCCTCCCATCATCAGCAATCTACGCAAGATGTCACCATTTTCTGCCGACAAAAATGGCCTGGGCGCATAA
- a CDS encoding Lon protease family protein — MVKKNSSLEIPVESLKWSLQPKQLSFKTTDDLEPQLDIIGQKRGVEAFRFGMGMHKRGYNIFVTGEPGTGRLAAVEKLLGETADKTETPSDLCYVNNFKQPEAPIMLRFKPGEGSRFKKDIQAFLDTVAREAPLLFESEEYINRKNQISEAHEKKVMSFYQAIEAQVKDTGLVVVRMQMGTIQRPDVVPLVDGEPKRMIELEELVDKGRFPSEEFERLRDKRFELKEEIDQIVQDLKALQKDVSEKYHEVDRLMFTALAEDFIKPLRETYPDEKVLKYLDAILKNMSKDLDAIKSLGAPPQQGPIPGMIMPGGPPAEIVFQAYQVNLLVDNSDNGGPPIIVESYPTYRNLFGSIERVMDRNGGWHTDYTKIKAGSFIKANGGYLVINLMDAIMEPGVWQTLKRGLKIEQIEIETFDPYYFISATGLKPEPIDMEVKVVVLGSPYLYMILKNYDEDVPKIFKVRADFESCMNLDDDSVFQVARFIKAEVDSDNLKPFDASAVTAVMEEAVRWTGRQEKISTAFPVMSDLLAEADYFASQAKSKVVKGEHVKEAINAKIYRSNQIEERIQEMIDRGSLFVDTDGEVVGQVNGLAVYSMGDYAFGKPSRITAVTSLGKEGIINIEREADMSGPTHNKGMLILSGFLRNRFAQNKPLSLAASIAFEQSYGGIDGDSASSTELYALLSSLSGKPLRQYIAVTGSVNQNGEVQPIGGVNQKIEGFFLVCKHAGLTGKQGVMIPEANIKDLMLRDEVIEAVKDGSFTIWAVKTIDQGIEILTGVKAGVRGKNGSYPKGSINQLVDTKLQQLVDQLMAYGKDEKDKKKPAAKKAPAKKKVSAQVGPLSKKKGPIQ; from the coding sequence ATGGTCAAGAAGAATTCCTCACTCGAAATTCCCGTGGAATCGCTGAAGTGGTCTCTTCAGCCCAAGCAACTCTCGTTCAAGACCACCGATGACCTGGAACCACAATTGGATATTATTGGCCAGAAGCGGGGCGTTGAAGCCTTTCGTTTCGGCATGGGCATGCACAAGCGTGGATACAATATCTTTGTGACCGGAGAGCCTGGTACAGGCAGATTGGCAGCGGTCGAGAAGCTTCTTGGTGAAACGGCTGACAAGACAGAGACTCCCAGTGACCTTTGCTATGTAAACAATTTCAAACAGCCTGAGGCCCCAATAATGCTTCGGTTCAAGCCGGGCGAGGGCAGCCGGTTCAAAAAGGATATACAAGCCTTTCTTGATACCGTGGCGCGTGAAGCTCCACTGCTTTTTGAAAGTGAAGAGTATATCAATCGAAAAAATCAGATTTCCGAAGCGCATGAAAAGAAGGTCATGAGTTTTTATCAGGCCATTGAAGCCCAGGTAAAGGATACCGGCCTGGTCGTGGTTCGCATGCAGATGGGGACCATACAACGCCCTGACGTGGTCCCGTTGGTGGATGGTGAACCCAAGCGTATGATTGAGCTTGAAGAGCTGGTCGACAAGGGGCGGTTTCCTTCCGAAGAATTTGAGCGCCTGCGCGACAAGCGTTTTGAATTGAAAGAAGAAATTGATCAAATAGTCCAGGATCTCAAGGCGCTACAGAAAGATGTCAGCGAAAAATACCATGAGGTTGATCGCCTCATGTTCACGGCATTGGCAGAGGATTTCATCAAGCCGCTTCGAGAGACGTACCCTGATGAAAAGGTGTTGAAGTATCTGGATGCGATCCTGAAGAACATGAGCAAGGATCTGGACGCTATCAAGTCCTTGGGAGCACCTCCCCAGCAAGGACCGATTCCCGGCATGATTATGCCGGGTGGGCCGCCAGCCGAGATTGTTTTTCAGGCATATCAGGTGAATCTGCTTGTGGATAACTCCGACAATGGCGGGCCGCCGATTATCGTAGAATCCTATCCGACCTATCGCAATCTGTTTGGTTCAATTGAACGGGTCATGGATCGCAATGGCGGCTGGCATACCGATTATACCAAAATCAAGGCCGGGTCGTTTATCAAAGCCAATGGCGGATATCTTGTGATCAACCTCATGGACGCCATCATGGAGCCGGGGGTTTGGCAGACGTTGAAGCGCGGCCTCAAGATTGAACAAATCGAGATCGAAACCTTTGACCCTTACTATTTTATCAGTGCCACCGGTCTGAAGCCGGAACCCATTGACATGGAAGTGAAAGTGGTCGTGTTGGGCAGTCCGTATCTGTATATGATTCTCAAGAATTACGATGAAGATGTGCCCAAAATATTCAAGGTTCGTGCGGACTTTGAATCATGTATGAACCTTGACGATGACTCCGTGTTTCAGGTGGCGAGGTTTATCAAAGCCGAGGTGGACAGTGATAATCTGAAGCCGTTTGATGCCAGCGCTGTAACGGCTGTCATGGAAGAAGCGGTCCGTTGGACAGGGCGCCAGGAGAAGATATCCACGGCCTTCCCGGTCATGAGCGATTTGTTGGCCGAAGCAGATTATTTTGCTTCTCAGGCCAAGTCCAAGGTCGTCAAGGGGGAACATGTCAAGGAAGCCATCAATGCCAAGATCTATCGTTCCAATCAGATTGAAGAACGTATTCAGGAAATGATTGATCGTGGAAGCCTGTTCGTTGATACGGATGGTGAAGTCGTAGGGCAGGTTAATGGGTTGGCTGTGTACTCCATGGGGGACTATGCTTTTGGCAAGCCTTCCCGAATCACCGCTGTTACATCCTTGGGAAAGGAAGGCATCATTAATATTGAGCGAGAGGCCGATATGTCCGGGCCTACCCACAACAAGGGGATGCTTATTCTGTCCGGCTTTCTGCGCAACCGTTTTGCTCAGAACAAGCCCCTCTCGTTGGCTGCCAGCATCGCGTTTGAGCAGTCCTATGGCGGCATAGACGGTGACTCGGCTTCTTCGACGGAGTTGTACGCGTTGTTGTCCAGTCTGTCTGGGAAGCCTTTACGTCAGTATATCGCCGTCACCGGTTCTGTGAACCAGAACGGTGAGGTGCAGCCCATTGGCGGAGTGAATCAAAAGATCGAAGGATTTTTCCTGGTTTGCAAGCATGCTGGGCTGACCGGAAAGCAGGGCGTCATGATTCCAGAAGCCAACATCAAGGACCTGATGCTCCGTGATGAAGTTATCGAGGCGGTCAAGGACGGTTCTTTTACCATCTGGGCAGTCAAGACGATTGATCAGGGGATTGAGATTCTGACTGGCGTCAAAGCCGGTGTGCGTGGAAAGAATGGATCCTACCCCAAGGGATCAATCAATCAGTTGGTGGATACCAAACTCCAGCAGCTGGTGGATCAGCTCATGGCCTATGGCAAGGATGAAAAAGACAAGAAGAAGCCCGCTGCCAAGAAGGCTCCGGCCAAGAAAAAGGTGTCTGCTCAGGTTGGGCCTCTCTCCAAGAAAAAGGGACCGATTCAATAG
- a CDS encoding DUF493 family protein, which translates to MSDKIEKFKQTLDECHDWPCPYIYKFIVPTENLQLLVALFPKEELQTRESKTGKYTSVTMTSTMCSSHEVMAVYEKASQVPGLMSL; encoded by the coding sequence ATGTCAGACAAAATCGAGAAGTTCAAACAAACCCTGGATGAGTGCCATGACTGGCCGTGTCCATACATTTACAAATTCATTGTCCCCACGGAAAATCTACAACTGCTTGTCGCCCTTTTTCCCAAGGAAGAACTCCAGACACGCGAATCAAAGACCGGAAAATACACCAGCGTAACCATGACATCGACCATGTGTTCTTCACATGAAGTCATGGCTGTTTATGAAAAAGCCTCACAGGTGCCCGGCCTCATGTCTCTGTAA
- a CDS encoding tetratricopeptide repeat protein — translation MGIHEKERELSEIKEQYVKKSSCVLFVLLALLVGAFVGNTITMLYIGQQQERANLSQPVPPQQQSAPDQHDADPVALANIEREAMDDPTNAAKWVALGNFCFDHNLPAKAVTAYERALELSPMQVNVWSDLGVMYRRTKQFKKSVDAFAHAASLDKAHVTSRFNMGIIYLHDLNDPASALKIWKEVLSIDPNAKTPSGQSLADLVKDLENK, via the coding sequence ATGGGTATTCATGAAAAAGAACGAGAACTATCTGAGATAAAAGAACAATATGTGAAAAAGTCATCATGTGTTCTCTTTGTTCTGCTTGCTTTGCTGGTAGGAGCTTTTGTGGGCAATACCATCACAATGTTGTATATCGGGCAACAACAGGAGCGTGCGAATTTGTCGCAGCCTGTGCCGCCGCAGCAACAGAGTGCTCCTGATCAGCATGACGCCGATCCCGTGGCATTGGCCAACATTGAAAGGGAGGCCATGGACGATCCAACCAACGCCGCAAAATGGGTTGCCCTAGGTAATTTCTGCTTTGATCACAATCTGCCTGCCAAAGCTGTGACTGCGTATGAGCGTGCATTGGAGTTGTCTCCCATGCAGGTGAATGTCTGGTCGGACCTCGGGGTCATGTATCGTCGTACCAAGCAGTTCAAGAAATCGGTTGATGCCTTTGCGCATGCAGCGTCATTGGACAAGGCGCACGTTACGTCTCGTTTCAATATGGGGATCATTTATCTGCATGATCTGAATGATCCGGCTTCTGCGTTAAAGATCTGGAAAGAAGTGCTGTCCATTGATCCCAATGCCAAGACACCTTCAGGGCAGAGTCTTGCCGATTTGGTCAAGGATCTGGAAAATAAATAG
- a CDS encoding Hsp20/alpha crystallin family protein, with protein MDKLKKWRRAEISRIRGDMDRLFDDLCSDFDLPLMTCRITGDLDLQQKDDILVVKLELGTINPEDVQVSVLDRRLIISAVVVDNGSAQSRMHQFRKEIRLPCIIRTDEVQANFKDGVLEVHLPKCPKQSGQKVEISRK; from the coding sequence ATGGATAAGCTGAAAAAATGGCGCCGAGCAGAAATATCACGTATACGCGGTGATATGGATAGGCTCTTTGACGATTTGTGTTCAGACTTTGATCTGCCGCTTATGACGTGTCGCATAACCGGAGATCTTGATCTGCAACAAAAGGATGACATTCTGGTCGTCAAATTGGAATTGGGGACCATAAACCCTGAAGATGTTCAGGTTTCCGTTCTGGATCGACGACTTATCATTTCTGCAGTCGTTGTCGACAATGGTTCGGCTCAGAGTAGAATGCACCAGTTCAGAAAGGAAATCAGACTGCCGTGCATTATCCGTACGGATGAAGTTCAGGCCAATTTCAAGGACGGAGTGTTGGAGGTACATCTGCCTAAGTGCCCGAAACAGTCCGGTCAAAAAGTTGAGATATCCAGGAAGTAA
- the cysK gene encoding cysteine synthase A, which yields MKIAQDMTELVGKTPLVRLNELSKGLNATLVAKLEFNNPCGSVKDRIAKNMIESALASGVINQDTVLVEPTSGNTGIGLAFVCAVKGLSLILTMPESMSIERRKLLKGFGAKLVLTPASEGMKGAIEKAKVIVEETDNAHILQQFENTDNPAAHRKTTASEIWEDTDGEVDIFVAGVGTGGSITGVGEVLKEKNPEISIVAVEPEASPVLSGGAPGPHMIQGIGAGFIPGVLNTDVIDEVVQMANEKAMETAKKMIMKEGILCGISSGANCAAALELAKRPENAGKMIVFIVCDTGERYLSTPLFE from the coding sequence ATGAAAATAGCTCAAGACATGACAGAACTCGTCGGGAAGACCCCACTGGTTCGCTTGAATGAGCTTTCCAAAGGACTGAACGCCACACTGGTTGCCAAGCTGGAATTCAACAACCCCTGTGGTTCAGTCAAGGATCGTATTGCCAAAAACATGATCGAAAGCGCCCTTGCCTCCGGCGTCATCAACCAGGACACTGTTCTGGTTGAACCGACCAGTGGCAACACAGGCATAGGTCTCGCCTTTGTCTGCGCCGTAAAAGGGCTGAGCCTTATCCTGACAATGCCCGAAAGCATGAGTATCGAACGACGCAAACTCCTCAAGGGGTTTGGCGCAAAACTGGTACTGACACCTGCTTCTGAAGGCATGAAAGGAGCCATAGAAAAAGCTAAAGTGATTGTTGAAGAAACAGATAATGCTCATATACTTCAGCAGTTTGAAAATACAGATAACCCTGCAGCTCATCGAAAAACCACTGCCAGCGAAATTTGGGAAGACACTGATGGCGAGGTTGATATTTTCGTGGCGGGCGTCGGAACCGGAGGCTCAATCACCGGTGTCGGCGAAGTCCTCAAGGAAAAGAATCCCGAGATTTCAATAGTCGCTGTAGAGCCTGAAGCCTCACCGGTTTTGTCTGGTGGCGCTCCCGGCCCTCACATGATCCAGGGCATTGGCGCGGGCTTCATCCCCGGTGTTCTGAACACCGACGTCATTGATGAGGTCGTTCAAATGGCGAATGAGAAAGCCATGGAAACAGCCAAAAAAATGATCATGAAAGAAGGCATCTTGTGCGGAATTTCTTCCGGAGCCAATTGCGCTGCCGCCCTTGAATTGGCAAAACGTCCGGAAAACGCCGGCAAGATGATCGTTTTCATTGTCTGCGACACCGGCGAACGGTACTTGAGCACCCCTCTCTTTGAATAA
- a CDS encoding NAD(P)H-dependent oxidoreductase, with amino-acid sequence MHILIVLANPNETSFNHAIAKQAATTLEQNGHQVTLHDLYKEGFDPNLPGDEIPREGTLPETIATQCKEAADADGIIIVHPNWWGMPPAILTGWVDRIMRPGVAYDFVEGDKGEGVPVGLLKADKAIVFNTSNTSAEREDTIFGDPLQRIWKDCIFDLCGVPDVTRRMFRIIVTSTDEERKNWLDEVTEIVEINFPKA; translated from the coding sequence ATGCACATACTGATCGTCCTCGCCAACCCGAATGAAACAAGCTTTAATCACGCCATTGCCAAACAGGCGGCCACCACTTTGGAACAAAATGGGCACCAAGTCACGTTGCATGACCTCTACAAGGAGGGCTTTGATCCGAATCTACCGGGCGATGAAATTCCCCGTGAAGGCACCCTCCCTGAAACCATTGCCACACAATGCAAAGAAGCCGCTGACGCAGACGGTATCATTATTGTTCACCCCAACTGGTGGGGCATGCCCCCTGCCATTCTTACCGGATGGGTCGATCGTATCATGCGTCCGGGGGTGGCCTATGATTTCGTTGAGGGAGATAAGGGAGAAGGAGTGCCTGTCGGGTTGCTCAAGGCTGACAAGGCCATAGTTTTCAACACATCAAACACATCTGCCGAACGTGAAGACACCATTTTTGGTGATCCGCTCCAACGAATCTGGAAGGACTGTATCTTTGACCTGTGTGGTGTGCCGGATGTGACCAGACGCATGTTTCGCATCATTGTGACCAGCACGGATGAAGAAAGGAAAAATTGGCTCGACGAAGTCACTGAAATCGTCGAAATCAACTTCCCAAAAGCATGA
- the epsC gene encoding serine O-acetyltransferase EpsC yields MTNGEYTLPDVVALLVESGEHGPASHRYMVDAPMPSVETLSEIVEDLRSVLFPGYHGPSKITPETMPYYIGSTLDRLTRKLSDQINRGYCFVCESTDTDRCHNCEERAKCIAKKFITKLPMIRQYLLGDVEAAYDGDPAAKTHGETVFCYPSIRALTNHRIAHELYLLGVDIIPRIIGEMAHSDTGIDIHPGATIGKNFFIDHGTGTVVGETTIIGDNVRIYQGVTLGAKSFPKGDDERLIKGLPRHPIVEDDVTIYSGATILGRVTIGKKAVIGGNVWITRDVPAGAQIVQSRAMQQSFENGGGI; encoded by the coding sequence ATGACAAACGGTGAATACACCCTCCCCGATGTGGTGGCCCTGCTGGTGGAATCCGGCGAACACGGCCCCGCGTCCCATCGGTATATGGTCGACGCCCCCATGCCGTCAGTGGAAACCCTCTCCGAGATCGTTGAAGATCTCCGCAGCGTGTTGTTTCCCGGGTATCATGGTCCGTCCAAGATCACGCCTGAGACAATGCCCTATTACATAGGCTCCACACTGGATCGGCTCACGCGCAAACTGAGTGATCAGATCAACCGTGGGTACTGCTTTGTCTGTGAATCCACAGACACGGACCGATGTCATAACTGTGAAGAACGCGCCAAATGTATCGCAAAGAAATTCATAACCAAACTGCCCATGATCAGACAGTATCTGCTGGGCGATGTCGAAGCAGCCTATGATGGTGACCCTGCTGCCAAGACGCATGGCGAAACCGTATTCTGTTACCCGTCTATCAGGGCGTTGACCAACCATCGGATTGCCCATGAACTCTACCTGTTGGGTGTGGATATCATCCCTCGCATCATTGGAGAAATGGCCCATTCAGACACCGGGATAGACATTCATCCCGGCGCGACCATAGGCAAAAACTTCTTCATTGATCACGGCACGGGTACCGTTGTTGGTGAGACAACGATTATTGGTGATAATGTCCGCATTTATCAGGGTGTTACACTAGGTGCCAAGAGCTTCCCCAAAGGAGACGACGAGCGACTTATCAAGGGATTGCCGCGGCACCCCATTGTTGAAGACGATGTCACCATCTACTCGGGAGCGACCATCCTGGGCCGAGTGACCATCGGCAAGAAAGCCGTCATCGGCGGTAACGTCTGGATAACACGCGATGTCCCTGCCGGAGCACAGATCGTCCAATCCAGAGCCATGCAGCAATCATTTGAAAACGGCGGCGGCATCTAG
- the nifU gene encoding Fe-S cluster assembly protein NifU, translating into MWEYTDKVKDHFLSPRNVGKMEDADGIGEVGSLACGDALTLYIKVDDNNIITDATFQTFGCASAIASSSALTELLIGKSVDEAEKLTNKDIADYLGGLPREKMHCSVMGQEALEQAIKNMRGEAGTKAEHSHEGELICECFGVFDEEILRAIKENDLQTVEDITNFTKAGGGCGKCLDDLQRLLGEAHGEQAVCTTPSAQAAFPAEGMTNIQRIHLIGEVVNDHIRPALQADGGDIQLVDVNGQVVSVRFQGMCSGCPSSKATLHNLVEAKLKEMVDPGLKVQEA; encoded by the coding sequence ATGTGGGAATATACGGACAAAGTTAAAGATCATTTCTTAAGCCCCCGAAATGTCGGTAAAATGGAAGACGCGGACGGCATCGGCGAAGTTGGTTCGCTCGCCTGTGGCGACGCCCTCACCTTGTATATCAAGGTGGATGACAACAATATCATCACGGACGCAACCTTCCAGACATTCGGGTGTGCCAGTGCCATCGCATCCAGCTCGGCATTGACCGAGTTGCTCATCGGCAAAAGCGTGGATGAAGCCGAAAAGCTGACCAACAAGGACATTGCCGATTACCTTGGCGGACTGCCTCGCGAAAAAATGCACTGCTCCGTCATGGGCCAGGAAGCACTGGAACAAGCGATCAAAAACATGCGCGGCGAAGCCGGTACCAAAGCCGAACATTCCCACGAAGGCGAGTTGATCTGCGAATGTTTCGGAGTGTTCGACGAGGAGATCCTCCGTGCAATCAAGGAAAATGACCTGCAAACCGTCGAAGATATTACCAACTTCACCAAAGCTGGTGGAGGTTGCGGCAAGTGTCTGGACGATCTGCAAAGACTTCTGGGTGAGGCTCACGGCGAACAAGCTGTTTGCACCACGCCATCTGCTCAGGCGGCATTTCCTGCCGAGGGCATGACAAACATTCAGCGTATCCACCTCATAGGCGAGGTCGTCAATGACCATATACGCCCTGCCCTGCAGGCAGACGGGGGCGATATCCAGCTTGTGGATGTCAACGGCCAGGTCGTCTCTGTACGATTCCAGGGAATGTGCTCCGGCTGTCCATCAAGCAAGGCCACCCTGCATAATCTGGTCGAGGCCAAACTGAAAGAAATGGTCGATCCCGGCCTGAAGGTCCAGGAGGCATAG
- a CDS encoding two-component system response regulator: protein MIDIVDVLIVDDERINLKLVEGILKGHDINLVQASSGPEALKTFAEHDYAVALLDVMMPGMDGFTLAEELRSSEATKTIPIIFITAISKEQRHVFRGYEIGAVDYLFKPVEPEILRSKVSIFAELHRKKRSLEKASHRLETTVAELEASKAALEASEQRYRMVADYIYDWESWIDGDGKLIYISPSCERISGYPPARFLEEPNLLQKIIYRDDLPGWVSFMEDDTVSGEESLEFRIYHQSSKTRWVSLAKHCISDKHGAPLGVRTSVRDITNRKRMERQLEHTALHDLLTGLPNRVLFLDRLSQATERSTRAKEYYAVLYINLDRFQAVNDHYGHSVGDKLVIEVGNALKRIVRPTDTVARFGGDEYGVLLEGLAKKSDAYRLVETVHAMFGKAFVIDDITFSVSASIGYEIALNGDMDTEDIVHNAQVAMNKAKEDGKNRIVAYEQKMREGIVNVLAVENDLKRALKAREFQAYYQPIVNLADGTLYGFEALARWIHPERGMVNPGEFIPVAEDTGLIVELGSQILEQACTTMNQWREKYPIANNLTVAVNISAKQFAESSLPTEVEDILQRSGLPSDNLKLEITETVVMLDAMKSVNQLNFLKSLGVMLSIDDFGTGYSSMSYLQKFPTDQLKIDLSFVQRMEKAPENIEIIRAIVNMAHSLRLRVVAEGIETERQRDLLYSLQCDYGQGYLYSRPLPEKEAEDFVKNSD, encoded by the coding sequence ATGATTGATATAGTTGATGTTCTAATTGTAGATGACGAACGAATCAACCTCAAGTTGGTTGAAGGCATACTCAAGGGTCATGATATCAATCTCGTTCAGGCTTCTTCGGGCCCCGAGGCTCTGAAAACCTTTGCTGAGCATGATTACGCCGTGGCCCTACTTGATGTCATGATGCCAGGTATGGATGGGTTCACTCTTGCGGAAGAGTTGCGGAGTTCTGAAGCAACCAAAACAATCCCCATAATTTTCATTACTGCCATCAGCAAGGAACAGCGTCACGTTTTTCGTGGGTATGAAATTGGCGCTGTGGATTATCTGTTCAAGCCTGTCGAGCCGGAAATACTCAGAAGTAAAGTCAGTATATTTGCCGAACTCCATCGCAAAAAGCGTTCTCTTGAAAAGGCCAGTCATCGGTTGGAAACCACCGTTGCAGAATTGGAAGCCTCCAAGGCAGCCTTGGAAGCCTCGGAGCAACGGTATCGCATGGTAGCCGATTATATCTATGATTGGGAAAGCTGGATAGATGGTGATGGAAAGCTGATATATATATCACCGTCTTGCGAGCGTATAAGTGGATATCCTCCGGCACGTTTTTTAGAAGAACCCAACCTCTTGCAAAAGATTATTTATCGTGACGATTTGCCGGGGTGGGTCAGTTTCATGGAAGACGATACCGTCAGCGGTGAAGAGAGTTTGGAATTCAGAATATATCATCAGAGTTCAAAAACCCGCTGGGTGAGTCTGGCAAAGCATTGCATTTCAGACAAACACGGCGCGCCGCTTGGTGTGCGAACCAGTGTGCGCGATATCACCAATCGCAAACGCATGGAAAGGCAACTGGAACACACTGCTCTCCATGATCTGCTGACAGGGTTGCCCAACCGTGTTCTGTTTCTGGACAGGTTGAGTCAGGCTACCGAGCGCTCAACCAGAGCCAAAGAGTATTATGCTGTTTTATATATAAATTTGGACAGATTCCAGGCGGTGAATGATCACTATGGTCACAGTGTGGGTGACAAGTTGGTGATCGAAGTAGGCAACGCGCTTAAGCGTATAGTGCGACCGACGGATACCGTTGCTCGTTTTGGCGGAGATGAATACGGCGTATTGCTTGAAGGGTTAGCAAAGAAGTCTGATGCCTATAGGCTTGTTGAGACGGTTCATGCCATGTTCGGGAAGGCCTTTGTGATTGATGACATTACATTTTCTGTTTCTGCCAGCATAGGATATGAAATCGCCTTGAATGGCGACATGGACACCGAGGATATCGTTCACAACGCTCAGGTAGCCATGAACAAGGCCAAAGAGGATGGGAAGAATCGCATTGTAGCTTATGAGCAGAAAATGCGTGAAGGCATTGTCAATGTTCTAGCGGTTGAGAATGATTTGAAACGGGCCCTCAAGGCCAGGGAGTTTCAGGCTTACTATCAACCAATTGTCAATTTGGCTGATGGAACTCTCTATGGTTTTGAGGCTCTGGCCCGGTGGATTCATCCTGAACGCGGCATGGTTAATCCCGGTGAGTTCATTCCCGTGGCCGAAGATACGGGATTGATTGTCGAGCTTGGTTCTCAAATTCTGGAACAAGCCTGTACGACCATGAACCAGTGGCGTGAAAAGTATCCGATTGCGAATAATCTGACTGTCGCGGTCAATATCTCTGCCAAACAGTTTGCCGAATCCTCTCTTCCCACTGAGGTGGAAGATATCCTGCAACGGTCCGGGTTGCCTTCGGACAATCTAAAATTGGAGATCACCGAAACAGTCGTCATGCTCGATGCCATGAAGTCGGTTAATCAGTTGAATTTCCTGAAAAGTCTAGGGGTTATGTTGTCGATTGATGACTTCGGCACCGGCTATTCTTCCATGAGTTATCTCCAGAAATTTCCTACGGACCAGCTCAAGATCGACTTGAGCTTTGTCCAGCGAATGGAAAAGGCGCCCGAGAATATAGAAATCATCCGGGCCATCGTGAACATGGCTCATTCTTTGCGTCTACGTGTGGTGGCAGAGGGTATCGAAACCGAGCGCCAAAGGGACTTGCTTTATTCCCTGCAATGCGATTACGGTCAGGGCTATCTGTATTCAAGGCCGCTTCCGGAAAAAGAAGCCGAAGATTTTGTCAAGAATTCTGACTAG